From Panthera uncia isolate 11264 chromosome E1, Puncia_PCG_1.0, whole genome shotgun sequence, one genomic window encodes:
- the GALK1 gene encoding galactokinase: MAAWRQPQAGELLAEARRAFREEFGAEPELAVSAPGRVNLIGEHTDYNQGLVLPMALELVTVLVGSPREDGLVSLLTTSEDADEPRRLQFPLPTAQRSLEPGTPRWANYVKGVIQHYPAAPLPGFSAVVVSSVPLGGGLSSSASLEVATYTFLQQLCPDSGSIAARAQVCQRAEHSFAGVPCGIMDQLIALLGQKGHALLIDCRSLETSLVPLSEPKLAVLITNSNVRHSLGSSEYPLRRRQCEEVARALGKESLREVQLEELEAGRELVSKEGFRRARHVVGEIRRTAQAAAALSRGDYRAFGRLMVESHHSLRDDYEVSCPELDQLVEAALSAPGVYGSRMTGGGFGGCTVTLLEAASVPQAMQHIQEQYSGTATFYLSQAADGAKVLHW, from the exons ATGGCCGCTTGGAGACAGCCCCAGGCCGGGGAGCTGCTGGCCGAGGCCCGTAGAGCGTTCCGGGAGGAGTTCGGGGCCGAGCCCGAGCTGGCGGTGTCGGCGCCGGGCCGCGTCAACCTGATCGGGGAGCACACGGACTACAACCAGGGCCTGGTGCTGCCCATG GCGCTGGAGCTTGTGACTGTGCTGGTGGGCAGCCCCCGGGAAGACGGCCTTGTCTCCCTCCTGACCACCTCCGAAGATGCTGATGAGCCCCGGCGGCTCCAATTTCCACTGCCCACAGCCCAGCGGTCACTGGAGCCCGGGACCCCCCGCTGGGCCAACTATGTCAAGGGAGTGATTCAGCACTACCCAG CTGCTCCCCTCCCTGGCTTCAGTGCAGTGGTGGTCAGCTCAGTGCCCCTGGGGGGCGGGCTGTCCAGCTCGGCGTCCCTGGAAGTGGCCACATACACTTTCCTGCAGCAGCTCTGCCCAG ACTCCGGGTCCATAGCTGCCCGGGCTCAGGTGTGTCAGCGGGCCGAACACAGCTTCGCAGGGGTGCCCTGTGGCATCATGGACCAGCTCATCGCACTGCTGGGGCAGAAAGGCCACGCGCTGCTCATTGACTGCAG GTCCCTGGAGACAAGCCTGGTGCCGCTGTCAGAACCCAAGCTGGCCGTGCTCATCACCAATTCCAACGTCCGCCACTCGCTGGGCTCCAGCGAGTACCCTCTGCGGCGGCGCCAGTGTGAAGAAGTGGCCCGGGCGCTGGGCAAGGAGAGCCTTCGAGAGGTGCagctggaggagctggagg CTGGCAGAGAGCTGGTGAGCAAGGAGGGTTTCCGGCGGGCACGACATGTCGTGGGCGAGATCCGGCGCACGGCCCAGGCCGCGGCTGCCCTGAGCCGCGGAGACTACAGAGCCTTTGGCCGCCTCATGGTAGAGAGTCACCACTCGCTCAG GGATGACTATGAGGTGAGCTGCCCCGAGCTCGACCAGCTCGTCGAGGCCGCGCTGTCAGCACCTGGGGTTTACGGCAGCCGCATGACTGGCGGTGGCTTCGGTGGCTGCACCGTGACCCTGCTGGAGGCTGCCTCCGTTCCCCAGGCCATGCAGCACATACAG GAGCAGTACAGCGGCACCGCCACCTTCTACCTCTCTCAGGCGGCCGACGGTGCCAAGGTGCTGCACTGGTGA